From a single Roseibium algicola genomic region:
- a CDS encoding TRAP transporter large permease — MTTAILFGSFLLLLLIGVPIGIALGAASMLAILYIPFLSLDMYALGLVSAIDSFTLIAVVLFTLAGSLMAEGGISKRLIAVADHAFGGMPGDLGTVTIMSCLFFAAISGTGSATVAAIGLAMIPALVDRGYDRAYAGAMVASAGGLGVMIPPSVVMIVYAVSSGVSVTALFMAGIVPGFVIALTLIGYNVIQRRSGNQGAGNPVPPTRTGSLWAALWDAKLALAMPPVVLGSIYSGMVTPTESSAVAVVYALIVSCFVYRELPLSAVPKMMLEAALLVSAVLVIIGASYAFGRIIALERIPSDLAQLVLSLTQSKVVVMLAAIVLLLIVGTFLETLAAIVILTPVLLPIMLKLGVDPVHFGIVMVVALAIGFVTPPLGANLFMAAAVGKIRFEDIARRIFPWVVTMIFALLLIAFIPVLSLGLPELFLGYGR, encoded by the coding sequence ATGACGACAGCCATTCTCTTCGGTAGTTTCCTGCTGCTGTTGCTCATCGGCGTACCGATCGGCATTGCGCTCGGTGCCGCGAGCATGCTCGCAATCCTCTATATTCCATTCCTCAGCCTCGACATGTATGCCCTCGGGCTGGTCTCGGCCATCGACAGCTTCACGCTTATCGCGGTGGTGCTGTTCACCCTGGCCGGCAGCCTGATGGCCGAGGGAGGCATTTCAAAACGCCTGATCGCCGTTGCGGACCATGCCTTCGGCGGCATGCCCGGCGATCTGGGCACCGTGACGATCATGTCCTGCCTGTTCTTTGCGGCCATCTCCGGAACAGGATCCGCGACGGTGGCGGCCATCGGCCTCGCCATGATCCCGGCTCTGGTCGATCGCGGCTACGACCGGGCCTATGCAGGCGCCATGGTGGCCTCCGCAGGCGGGCTTGGCGTCATGATCCCGCCGTCGGTGGTGATGATCGTCTATGCGGTCTCTTCCGGCGTCTCGGTGACGGCTCTCTTCATGGCCGGCATCGTTCCGGGCTTCGTGATCGCGCTGACCCTGATCGGCTACAACGTGATACAGCGCCGCTCCGGAAACCAGGGTGCGGGCAACCCGGTACCGCCAACCCGCACCGGCAGTCTCTGGGCCGCCCTTTGGGACGCGAAGCTCGCCCTCGCCATGCCGCCTGTTGTTCTCGGCAGCATCTATTCCGGCATGGTGACACCGACCGAAAGTTCTGCCGTCGCCGTCGTCTATGCCCTGATCGTGAGCTGCTTCGTCTATCGGGAGCTTCCGCTGTCCGCCGTTCCGAAGATGATGCTCGAAGCCGCGTTGCTGGTCTCCGCCGTGCTCGTCATCATCGGTGCGTCCTACGCCTTCGGCCGCATCATCGCCCTGGAGCGTATCCCGTCCGATCTCGCCCAGCTCGTGCTGTCGCTGACCCAGAGCAAGGTGGTGGTGATGCTGGCCGCGATCGTCCTGCTTCTGATCGTCGGCACCTTCCTGGAAACACTGGCGGCAATCGTCATCCTGACACCTGTCCTTCTGCCGATCATGCTGAAACTCGGCGTGGATCCGGTTCACTTCGGCATCGTCATGGTCGTGGCGCTTGCCATCGGCTTCGTGACACCGCCGCTCGGAGCAAACCTGTTCATGGCCGCCGCTGTCGGCAAGATCCGGTTCGAGGACATCGCTCGCAGGATCTTTCCCTGGGTGGTGACGATGATCTTCGCGCTCCTGCTGATCGCTTTCATTCCCGTCCTGTCCCTTGGACTGCCAGAACTGTTCCTGGGCTACGGGCGCTAA
- a CDS encoding carbohydrate ABC transporter permease, with protein sequence MRHRDFAAFIWPSALAMLLFIALPIVSVFVQSMFVEHEQVLVTVENCGPFGCTDETKVDTEATRVLREEEPLGRFNAFGTYLNRSHLAVEEIAEILESSNGFVDVVTRIYNLPFYKALSFTLVYTFLVTPLAMIAGFAVALGVNSVPRLFRGPIIFLSLLPYIVTPLLGSLILFWMINSDGIIGATLQWLFNDPELSLKASPVLSWLTLITYGTWHMAPFAFVVFYAGLQTLPMDTLESAMIDGANRWERIRYVVMPHLTPLATFVGLVLLMDNFRVFEPIIGFSSEANATSLSWLIYNDLTGQVNQLFGSAAATSILTMIGVIILLSPVLVRTWRDFKRKAR encoded by the coding sequence ATGCGCCACCGTGATTTTGCAGCGTTCATATGGCCATCAGCACTCGCCATGCTCTTGTTCATTGCGTTGCCGATCGTGTCCGTTTTCGTGCAGTCCATGTTCGTCGAACATGAACAGGTTCTCGTGACCGTGGAAAACTGCGGCCCGTTCGGCTGCACCGACGAAACCAAGGTCGACACCGAGGCAACCCGGGTCCTGCGCGAAGAAGAGCCACTCGGGCGCTTCAACGCCTTTGGCACCTATCTCAATCGGTCCCACCTGGCGGTTGAAGAGATCGCCGAGATCCTGGAAAGCAGCAACGGTTTTGTCGATGTCGTTACCAGGATCTACAATCTGCCCTTTTACAAGGCGCTGTCCTTTACCCTGGTCTACACCTTCCTGGTGACACCGCTTGCCATGATTGCCGGCTTTGCCGTCGCTCTCGGCGTCAACAGTGTGCCCAGGCTGTTTCGCGGGCCGATCATCTTCCTGTCGCTGCTGCCCTACATCGTGACACCCCTTCTGGGCTCCCTCATCCTGTTCTGGATGATCAACTCCGACGGCATTATCGGGGCGACACTCCAGTGGCTGTTCAACGATCCGGAACTGTCGCTGAAGGCCAGCCCCGTGCTGTCGTGGCTCACGCTCATCACCTACGGAACGTGGCATATGGCGCCCTTCGCCTTCGTGGTCTTCTATGCCGGCCTGCAGACGCTGCCGATGGACACGCTGGAATCCGCCATGATCGACGGCGCCAACCGCTGGGAACGCATCCGATACGTGGTGATGCCTCACCTGACGCCGCTCGCGACCTTCGTCGGTCTTGTTCTGCTGATGGACAATTTCCGCGTGTTCGAACCGATCATCGGTTTCTCGTCGGAGGCCAACGCAACCTCGCTCTCCTGGCTGATCTACAACGACCTGACAGGACAGGTGAACCAGCTTTTCGGCTCGGCCGCTGCCACCTCGATCCTGACCATGATCGGCGTGATCATCCTGCTCAGCCCGGTGCTCGTGCGGACCTGGCGCGACTTCAAGAGAAAGGCCCGGTGA
- a CDS encoding ABC transporter ATP-binding protein: MAEIQLKNVTKRWGNVYGVNNFNLHIADREFLVLLGPSGCGKSTTMRMIAGLEDISEGEIIIGDRVVNTLEPKDRDIAMVFQSYGLYPNLTVYENIRFPLKVRKVPKDQHDARVMKAAEMVDLTDLLDRRPAELSGGQRQRVALARAIVREPTVFLMDEPLSNLDAKLRVSTRAEIKNLQHRLKTTTIYVTHDQIEAMTLADRVVVMSGGVIQQVATPTEIYDNPANTFVASFIGSPAMNLVKGEISAGVFTAQNIRLEGLRGDISGPVTLGFRAEDVTLVDGGGELSSTVFALELLGDASMVAVEAGGELVNLKAAKDFRSEIGAPISARIPIECCHLFDAQDGRRLTVKG, translated from the coding sequence ATGGCCGAGATCCAACTGAAAAATGTCACCAAGCGTTGGGGCAATGTCTACGGCGTCAACAACTTCAATCTGCACATTGCCGACCGCGAGTTCCTGGTTCTGCTGGGGCCGTCGGGCTGCGGCAAGTCCACCACCATGCGCATGATCGCCGGTCTGGAAGACATCTCCGAAGGCGAGATCATTATCGGCGACCGGGTCGTGAACACTCTGGAACCCAAGGATCGCGACATCGCCATGGTGTTCCAGAGCTATGGCCTTTATCCCAACCTGACGGTCTACGAGAACATCCGCTTCCCGCTGAAGGTTCGCAAGGTGCCAAAGGACCAGCATGATGCCCGGGTGATGAAGGCGGCGGAAATGGTCGATCTGACCGACCTGCTCGACCGACGACCCGCGGAGCTTTCCGGTGGCCAGAGGCAGCGCGTCGCTCTGGCACGTGCAATCGTCCGCGAGCCGACGGTGTTTCTCATGGACGAGCCCCTGTCCAACCTGGACGCGAAGCTGCGCGTGTCGACCCGCGCCGAAATCAAGAACCTCCAGCACCGGCTGAAGACGACCACGATCTACGTTACCCACGACCAGATCGAGGCGATGACCCTTGCCGACCGGGTGGTGGTGATGAGCGGTGGCGTCATTCAGCAGGTGGCGACACCGACGGAGATCTATGACAACCCGGCCAACACCTTCGTCGCCTCCTTCATCGGCTCTCCGGCGATGAACCTGGTCAAGGGAGAGATTTCCGCCGGCGTATTTACGGCTCAGAACATCCGCTTGGAAGGTCTGCGCGGTGACATTTCCGGGCCGGTGACCCTGGGTTTCCGGGCCGAGGACGTGACCCTTGTGGATGGGGGAGGCGAGCTGTCGTCGACCGTTTTCGCCCTGGAGCTTCTCGGCGACGCGTCCATGGTGGCCGTCGAGGCGGGCGGGGAACTGGTCAACCTGAAGGCTGCCAAGGACTTCCGGTCCGAAATCGGCGCGCCGATCAGCGCGCGGATCCCGATCGAATGCTGTCATCTGTTTGATGCGCAGGACGGCCGGCGGCTCACCGTGAAGGGGTGA
- a CDS encoding TRAP transporter small permease, with amino-acid sequence MRFLEKWFEPAVIVSMLGMIIILVFADVIARLAFSTSIAVANELARFSFVYMIYFGVSYAIRERRHMRVTVLLDVMPKALRHWMFVLSEVIFLIYSVVVCWLGVVITQQSIDRGKILSSTEWPQAVLYVAIIFSGALSSLRLLQSIKAAVVDGDTRLGPQTDI; translated from the coding sequence ATGCGGTTTCTCGAAAAATGGTTCGAGCCGGCGGTGATCGTCTCGATGCTGGGCATGATCATCATTCTGGTCTTCGCGGACGTGATTGCGCGGCTTGCCTTCTCCACCTCGATAGCTGTGGCGAACGAACTCGCCCGGTTTTCCTTCGTCTACATGATCTACTTCGGCGTGAGTTACGCAATCCGCGAGCGCCGGCACATGCGTGTCACGGTTCTGCTCGATGTCATGCCGAAGGCGCTGCGCCACTGGATGTTCGTGCTCTCCGAGGTGATCTTCCTGATCTATTCCGTCGTCGTTTGCTGGCTCGGTGTCGTGATCACGCAGCAATCCATCGACCGCGGCAAGATCCTGAGCTCCACCGAGTGGCCTCAAGCCGTGCTTTACGTGGCGATCATCTTTTCCGGTGCCCTGAGCAGCCTGCGTCTTTTGCAATCCATCAAGGCTGCCGTCGTTGATGGCGATACGCGCCTCGGCCCCCAGACGGATATCTGA
- a CDS encoding TRAP transporter substrate-binding protein encodes MKVAVWAATAALAFVTQAAADTTIRIGHATPEVSPVHQALSYFEEELEKRSNGTIQVEIFPGGQLGSVKEMTDLVQSGNITMTTGASVHLSSTVDQLAVLDQFLLFKDEETARSLLDGDAGKTISAAMEDRGLKNMGFMELGFRSFTNSRAPLDSYEAFEGLRMRSADNPIAIKAWRSVGAVPVPLAWGEIYSSLQQGLIDGQESALSSMIIERFFEVQKYVSLTGHIYWPELWMANLDWYNDLDEADRTLIDEVAVETVKKQRELTAAANAETLAKLKEAGLEVNELPEADKKRLGETMNAAIEGDIRAKVGDSFYDTFMQAVAQ; translated from the coding sequence ATGAAAGTCGCCGTTTGGGCTGCAACAGCCGCACTTGCATTTGTCACACAGGCAGCAGCCGATACGACCATCCGCATCGGCCATGCCACGCCTGAGGTCTCGCCTGTCCACCAGGCTCTGAGCTACTTCGAGGAAGAACTCGAAAAGCGCTCCAATGGCACCATTCAGGTAGAAATTTTTCCAGGCGGCCAGCTCGGCAGCGTCAAGGAAATGACTGACCTGGTCCAGTCCGGCAACATCACCATGACCACGGGTGCGTCGGTTCATCTGAGCTCGACTGTCGATCAGTTGGCCGTGCTCGACCAGTTCCTTCTCTTCAAGGACGAAGAGACCGCGCGCAGCCTTCTGGACGGCGACGCCGGCAAGACCATCTCTGCAGCCATGGAAGACCGTGGGCTCAAGAACATGGGCTTCATGGAACTCGGGTTCCGCAGCTTCACCAACTCCCGTGCACCGCTCGACAGCTACGAAGCCTTCGAAGGCCTGCGCATGCGCTCGGCAGACAACCCGATCGCCATCAAGGCCTGGCGGTCCGTTGGCGCTGTTCCGGTGCCGCTGGCGTGGGGAGAGATCTATTCCTCATTGCAGCAGGGCCTGATCGATGGCCAGGAAAGCGCTCTGAGCTCAATGATCATCGAGCGTTTCTTCGAGGTGCAGAAATACGTTTCCCTGACCGGTCACATCTATTGGCCGGAACTCTGGATGGCCAATCTTGACTGGTACAACGACCTGGACGAAGCCGACCGCACGCTCATCGACGAAGTTGCAGTGGAAACCGTAAAGAAGCAGCGCGAGCTGACCGCAGCCGCCAATGCCGAAACCCTGGCCAAACTCAAGGAAGCCGGGCTTGAGGTAAACGAGCTGCCGGAGGCCGACAAGAAGCGCCTCGGCGAAACAATGAACGCCGCCATCGAAGGCGACATTCGCGCCAAGGTCGGCGACTCCTTCTACGACACCTTCATGCAGGCCGTCGCGCAGTAA
- a CDS encoding LacI family DNA-binding transcriptional regulator, translated as MNSKPVTSVDVARKAGVSQSAVSRYFTPGASVSKKMAEKIRIAADELDYRPNVLARAMITGKSRIIGLIVYYFENQFYPEAVEKLSIALQENGYHVLLFMASNTINDVEPVIQEIMGYRVDGIIMVSVSVSSTLAERCRDLDIPVLLFNRDQPKDNLRAVTSDNRLGGELAAKALLRGQPKRVALLAGFSGASTQIDREAGFMAVLQEAGVELHSRADGNYHYTDAADAARQLFDVPDQPDAVFVADDHMALAALDVIRFEFKLKVPEDVAVVGFDDIPQAAWPSFNLTTIRQPINQMVSAAVAMLVDAIEEGNTDVRKVRIPPVEVIRGTTRS; from the coding sequence TTGAACAGCAAACCGGTTACATCTGTAGACGTTGCGCGCAAGGCCGGCGTTAGCCAGTCCGCAGTCTCCAGATATTTTACCCCGGGCGCCTCCGTTTCCAAGAAGATGGCCGAGAAGATCCGCATCGCCGCGGACGAACTCGATTACCGGCCGAATGTTCTGGCAAGGGCGATGATCACCGGGAAAAGCCGGATCATCGGCCTGATCGTCTATTACTTCGAGAACCAGTTCTATCCCGAAGCGGTTGAAAAGCTTTCAATCGCGCTTCAGGAAAACGGCTACCATGTCCTCCTGTTCATGGCATCGAACACCATCAACGATGTCGAGCCCGTCATCCAGGAAATCATGGGTTACAGGGTCGATGGCATCATCATGGTGTCCGTGTCCGTTTCCTCGACACTGGCGGAGCGGTGCCGGGACCTCGACATCCCGGTGCTTCTGTTCAACCGCGATCAGCCGAAGGACAATCTGCGCGCTGTGACCAGCGACAATCGCCTTGGCGGCGAGCTGGCGGCAAAAGCGCTTCTGCGCGGACAGCCGAAACGCGTTGCCCTGCTTGCCGGCTTCTCCGGAGCCTCGACGCAGATTGATCGCGAAGCCGGGTTCATGGCTGTGCTGCAGGAAGCAGGTGTCGAACTGCACTCCCGAGCGGACGGAAACTATCACTATACGGATGCCGCCGATGCAGCCCGCCAGCTTTTCGACGTGCCCGATCAGCCCGATGCTGTCTTTGTCGCCGACGACCACATGGCGCTCGCAGCCCTGGACGTAATCCGCTTCGAGTTCAAACTGAAAGTTCCCGAGGACGTGGCCGTGGTCGGCTTCGACGACATCCCGCAAGCCGCCTGGCCTTCGTTCAACCTCACCACGATCCGGCAGCCCATCAACCAGATGGTCTCGGCGGCAGTCGCCATGCTGGTCGACGCGATCGAGGAGGGGAATACGGACGTCCGCAAGGTCCGCATTCCGCCGGTCGAGGTCATCCGCGGCACGACCCGAAGCTAG
- a CDS encoding carbohydrate ABC transporter permease produces the protein MTRSIGYSRPLAIFTGVILVVWLIVAAFPFIWTVWGSFKVQADFFSRVSFWNAITGPATVRQTGEALTLDGYRGAWIEREFYHSVWNTTIVTICVTSISLLFGTLGGYALSRSSRNYTFWILIAALVFRAMPHITLVSGFLLPFFQLNIWGYLPTAIIVLVAINQPFTIWMLHSFFKSIPKDLDESAMVDGCTRFQAFRLAIMPVMWPGVITTGLFSFLLAYNDFSVTALLLSQENQTMVPKINSFLGTIQTEGTIMYAVAATVSATVPLFILVMFFQRQIVSGLTAGAVKG, from the coding sequence ATGACCAGATCCATCGGCTATTCCCGCCCGCTCGCCATCTTCACCGGGGTCATCCTGGTTGTGTGGCTGATCGTTGCGGCCTTCCCCTTCATCTGGACCGTGTGGGGCTCGTTCAAGGTCCAGGCCGACTTCTTCAGCCGGGTCTCCTTCTGGAACGCCATCACGGGGCCTGCGACCGTGCGCCAGACAGGCGAGGCGTTGACACTCGACGGCTATCGTGGCGCCTGGATCGAGCGAGAGTTCTACCACTCGGTCTGGAACACCACGATCGTCACCATCTGCGTAACCTCCATCTCGCTCTTGTTCGGAACACTCGGCGGCTATGCGCTTTCCCGCTCGAGCCGCAACTACACCTTCTGGATCCTGATCGCCGCGCTGGTCTTCCGGGCCATGCCGCACATCACGCTGGTTTCCGGCTTCCTGCTGCCGTTCTTCCAGCTCAACATCTGGGGCTATCTGCCGACAGCGATCATCGTCCTGGTGGCCATCAACCAGCCCTTCACGATCTGGATGCTGCACAGCTTCTTCAAGTCCATCCCGAAAGATCTGGATGAAAGCGCGATGGTTGACGGTTGCACCCGCTTCCAGGCGTTCCGGCTGGCGATCATGCCGGTGATGTGGCCGGGCGTGATCACCACCGGCCTGTTCAGTTTCCTTCTGGCCTACAACGATTTCTCGGTGACCGCGCTGCTGCTGTCCCAGGAAAACCAGACCATGGTTCCGAAGATCAATTCGTTCCTTGGAACCATCCAGACCGAAGGCACCATCATGTATGCGGTTGCCGCGACCGTGAGCGCCACCGTACCGCTTTTCATCCTCGTGATGTTCTTCCAACGCCAGATTGTCAGCGGGCTGACCGCAGGCGCCGTCAAGGGATAG
- a CDS encoding nuclear transport factor 2 family protein: MGTQEVSTPKAKDVKSAPRVNDAPHNGNVMQVERADFTDLVPEGRAPVQGMEGFDPCYSDIVDYIVRCTHKIWDERDVGLIYSHYTHNIVLYLPMGTIYNREDVVRDTIQRLVSLPERRGMATHVIWNGDDKDGYYTSHLVTGSGRYTQNGHYGPANGRSFVSRTVADCMIHRNKIYREWVVSDQMAVVRQLGLDVDAYAGKIAETKLSQGLTQLDIGEVGLLQGQYPPAEKADLDIANTDLERETLQFLHDIFNRKMFGRIREVYAPTAMYHGPLMKELYGTASVSHQTLGLVGSMPDAVYAPQHICSTPCVEGGTKVAVRWILEGHHLGYGILESLGAPTGKHLRLMGMSHYHYKDGKIVDEWTVYDELSLLVQVKLAQLADKASAVGAAEA; the protein is encoded by the coding sequence ATGGGAACGCAGGAAGTCTCCACCCCAAAGGCAAAGGACGTGAAATCCGCTCCACGCGTGAACGACGCGCCGCACAACGGCAATGTCATGCAAGTCGAGCGCGCCGATTTCACCGACCTGGTCCCGGAGGGGCGCGCCCCGGTTCAGGGCATGGAGGGTTTCGACCCCTGTTATTCCGATATCGTCGACTATATTGTCCGCTGCACGCACAAGATCTGGGATGAGCGCGACGTAGGCCTCATCTATTCGCACTACACGCATAACATCGTCCTCTACCTGCCGATGGGCACGATCTACAATCGTGAGGACGTGGTCCGCGACACCATCCAGAGGCTCGTCTCCCTGCCCGAGCGCCGCGGCATGGCAACCCATGTCATCTGGAACGGCGACGACAAGGACGGCTATTACACTTCTCATCTGGTAACCGGCTCTGGGCGCTATACGCAGAACGGCCATTACGGTCCGGCCAACGGCCGCTCCTTCGTGTCCCGCACGGTCGCCGACTGCATGATCCATCGCAACAAGATCTACCGCGAATGGGTGGTTTCCGACCAGATGGCGGTCGTTCGCCAACTCGGCCTCGACGTTGACGCTTATGCAGGCAAGATCGCCGAAACGAAACTGAGCCAGGGTCTCACGCAGCTCGACATCGGCGAGGTCGGCCTGCTTCAGGGTCAGTATCCGCCGGCGGAAAAGGCCGACCTGGACATCGCCAACACAGATCTGGAACGCGAAACGCTTCAGTTCCTGCATGATATCTTCAATCGCAAGATGTTCGGCCGCATTCGCGAAGTCTATGCACCGACCGCCATGTACCATGGGCCGCTGATGAAAGAGCTCTACGGCACCGCGTCGGTCTCTCATCAGACGCTCGGCCTCGTGGGCAGCATGCCGGATGCGGTCTACGCTCCGCAGCACATCTGTTCCACGCCCTGCGTCGAAGGCGGCACGAAAGTCGCCGTTCGCTGGATACTCGAGGGTCATCACCTCGGCTACGGCATTCTGGAAAGTCTTGGTGCGCCCACCGGCAAGCATCTGCGTCTGATGGGCATGTCGCACTATCACTACAAGGACGGCAAGATCGTCGACGAATGGACGGTCTATGACGAACTGTCCCTGCTGGTTCAGGTCAAGCTCGCGCAGCTTGCTGACAAGGCATCCGCGGTGGGGGCCGCCGAAGCCTGA
- a CDS encoding ABC transporter substrate-binding protein: MSKLKLAVSALALVLGAGTAHAGCGIEGGNVKILANDFDALGTVIKEAEACAGDGVTVEANMTTEHKALQVPALTVNPAQYTVAMVANNSIVPLMNDDLIRPLDELVEKYGQQLQPTQLIKVDGKVMAIAFMANGQNLYIRGDILKEAGLEQPTSLEEVIEAAKVIREKGILEYPLAAADQAGWYLGNEFVNTYLGLGGTFFEPGSAEPAISGEEGLKTLALMKELSEYMEPEFLTFTSDEIKAMYLSGEVAIINQWASMVNGHIDPNGPAPEIGEATILAPAPTVGGGTTPAAALWWDGFTIAKNISDEDAAASFQAMMHGIRPQVAQDNPSAAAWLIADFSPPASAKAILENAKLGAKAYPMSPYMGLLHTALGAELSDFLQGRESAEQALSDVEAAYRAAAKEAGFLN, from the coding sequence ATGAGCAAATTGAAGCTAGCCGTGAGTGCGCTTGCACTCGTTCTCGGGGCCGGCACGGCACACGCCGGGTGCGGCATCGAGGGTGGCAACGTCAAGATCCTTGCAAACGACTTCGATGCCCTCGGAACCGTTATCAAGGAAGCGGAAGCCTGCGCGGGAGACGGCGTCACCGTGGAAGCCAACATGACGACCGAGCACAAGGCACTTCAGGTGCCCGCGCTCACGGTCAACCCGGCGCAATACACGGTCGCGATGGTTGCCAACAATTCCATCGTTCCGCTCATGAACGACGACCTCATCCGCCCGCTGGACGAGCTGGTCGAGAAATACGGCCAGCAGCTTCAGCCGACGCAGCTCATCAAGGTCGACGGAAAGGTCATGGCAATCGCCTTCATGGCCAACGGCCAGAACCTCTACATTCGCGGCGACATCCTGAAGGAAGCCGGCCTCGAACAGCCGACGTCGCTTGAAGAGGTCATCGAGGCTGCCAAGGTGATCCGGGAGAAGGGCATTCTGGAATACCCGCTGGCCGCGGCAGACCAGGCCGGATGGTATCTCGGCAACGAGTTCGTCAACACCTACCTGGGCCTTGGCGGCACCTTCTTCGAACCGGGCAGCGCAGAGCCGGCCATAAGCGGCGAGGAGGGGCTGAAGACCTTGGCGCTGATGAAGGAACTTTCCGAATACATGGAACCCGAGTTCCTGACCTTCACGTCCGATGAAATCAAGGCGATGTACCTTTCGGGTGAAGTCGCGATCATCAACCAGTGGGCCTCCATGGTGAACGGTCACATCGACCCCAACGGCCCGGCACCGGAAATCGGGGAAGCCACCATTCTCGCACCGGCTCCAACCGTCGGTGGCGGCACCACACCGGCCGCAGCGCTCTGGTGGGACGGCTTCACCATCGCCAAGAACATCTCCGACGAAGATGCAGCAGCCTCCTTCCAGGCGATGATGCACGGTATCCGGCCTCAGGTTGCCCAGGACAATCCGTCCGCAGCTGCCTGGCTGATTGCGGATTTCTCTCCTCCCGCCTCGGCAAAAGCGATCCTTGAAAACGCGAAGCTCGGGGCGAAAGCCTACCCGATGTCACCCTACATGGGGCTTCTGCATACGGCACTCGGTGCGGAACTCTCCGATTTCCTTCAGGGGCGCGAAAGTGCCGAACAGGCGTTGAGCGACGTGGAAGCAGCCTACCGCGCCGCGGCCAAGGAAGCCGGCTTCCTCAACTGA